The Bosea sp. AS-1 region TCGAGGCCGGTCTGGAGCCCAACGACGTTGCCGTTGAACTCAGGGCTCACATCGCCGGTCTGGCGCTGCTCGCGACGCTCGCCGAAGATGCGACCCCAGCCGGCGGTGGCGCGTTCGCCGCGATCGAGCAGATATTGATCGCCCCGCCGCTCGTGGAAGGTGCCGAGTGTGCTCAGGGCGACCATGCGGGCCGTCGACGGTGTCAGCGTGTTGGTCGCAACCTCTGGCCGGTAGAGCGGTACGGCCGCTGTGCCGGGGGCCGGTGCGATGACAGTGCCGCCTGCCGGGGGAGGGGCGACGACAGGGGGCGCACCGGGCGGCTGCTCCGGCACTGTCGCGGAAGCCTGCTGGGGTGTTGTCGCAGCCGCCGATGCCGCGGGCGGCGCAGTCGAGCGGAGATACCAGTTCTCCTCGCTGCCCGCCGTCACGCCGCCGCGATAGAGCACATATTCGAAGGCGCCCGCCGCAATGGGGCCAGCCTGGGAGAAGGCCCCGGGACCGGTCGTCGCGCCGTTGGTCGCGCTCACGACCTCGATGCCGCTGCCGAGCGTCAGCGCGCCTGCTCCGCCCAGGTTGACGACACTGATCGAAGTCTGACCGCTGGCCGTGCCGTTGGAGATGATCAATCGGTCGGATGGCGAGTTGCTGTCGCCGAGGACAGTGTGGAGGCCGAGCCTTCCGTTCTGGCCGATATAGTTGCCGAGGATGGTGAGGCTGTCGGTTGCCGCCGCGGGGCCGTTGGTGAGGTCGATCAGCCCGGCGTTAGTGACGGTCACGAGCTGCCCGGTCGTGAAAGGTACGACGGCATGCGTGCCGTTGCCGGCGAAAACGGTGCTGCTCGAGTCGATTGCCAGCGTTCCGGTGCCTGTTCCCGCGTCGCCGAGGGTTAACGTACTGGCGAAGGTGAGCTGCGAGTTGTTTGTCAGCTCGATCCGCTCCCAGTTGACAAAGCGCGCGACGCCGGTCGCGCTCGTGTTCACCCAGGTCAAGCGATCGGTGCCGGTGCCACCGTCGATCACCGCGGTCGGCACCAGGTTGGCGGCCGTCAAATTGGTGAAGGTCGCGGTGTCGTTGCCACACCCGAGCTGGAAGCCCGATGACAGCACACCACCGCCGTTCCAGTTGACGGTGTCGGTGCCGTTGCCGGCGATGAGTGCGCCGCCGACGGAGCCGCCAGAAATGTTGAAGACATTGTTGCCGTTGCCGAAATTGACGAAGCCGCCGATCACACCGCCCGAGAGGTTGAGCGTATCGTTGTTCTGAGCGGCGAGGACGTTGCCGACGACCGTGCCGCCCGACATGGTCATGATGTTGTTGGCGAGCGTCATGTTGATCGAGCCGATCTGGCCGCCGGTGATCGTGACGAAGTCGCCCTCGTTCAGCCCGCCGGTGATGACGCCGCCCGAAATCGTGGCGAAGTCGAGTTCGCCGCCCTGGTCGACCGTGCCGTTGATCGTGCCGCCGGTCATAATGAACGTATCGACGCCGTCGCCCAGGCCGCTGCCCTGGTCGAGGTTCCCATTCAGGGTGCCGCCCCGCATGATGAAGGTATCGTTGTTGTTGCCCTGGCTGACATGGCCGTTGATTGTTCCGGCATTGTCGATCTTGAGCTGGGCATTGCCGGGGTTGAGGATGTCGCCGTTGATGGTCCCACTGGCGAGGTTGGTGACGGTGTAGACGCCGTCGCCGGCGAGATTGAGCGCCGCTCTCGTCCCACCATTGATCTCGGCGGCGCTGCCACCGACGCCGTTGTTGATGATGATGGTGTGCGTCGCGCCGGCGCCTGTACCGGCGGCAATGCCGTCCGTCGTTCCCCGGATGATGCCGCTATTGTCGACCACGAAGCTGCGCGCGGCCGCACCAGCCGCAAAGCTCTGCAGAATGCCTGTTGCGGCATTGCTGGCGGCCGTTCCCGCGATCGTCGCACCAGTGCCATTCACGATCCTGATCGTCGTGGCAGCGCTGCCTTGCGTAATCGCGGTGCCCGCTGCTCCGCCGGTGCCGGCATTGGTCGCCGAGATCGTCCCGAAATTGTTGAAGATGCTGCTTCCTGCGCCGGTCCCGGAAGAGAAACTCATTCCGCTGAGGGTCGTGGCCGAATTGCCAGCCGCCGTGATGGAGCCGTTGTTGTTCAGCGTGTTCCCACGCGTATTGGTGCCGAAGGTGAGCGCCTGGCCGGACGGAGCCTGCTGGATCGTCGCATCCGGATTGACCTCGACTGTGACCGGCACGCCTGCTGGTGCTGCGAAGCCGTCGGCGTCGGTGCCGGAACAGGTGACCGTTGCGCCCGCGCCCGGTGGGTCGGGCAGGCATTGCGACTGTGCCGGCAGAGCTGCAAATAGTCCGGCCACGCCGGCTGCGAGAGCGGTGGGCCGCC contains the following coding sequences:
- a CDS encoding autotransporter outer membrane beta-barrel domain-containing protein translates to MAGLFAALPAQSQCLPDPPGAGATVTCSGTDADGFAAPAGVPVTVEVNPDATIQQAPSGQALTFGTNTRGNTLNNNGSITAAGNSATTLSGMSFSSGTGAGSSIFNNFGTISATNAGTGGAAGTAITQGSAATTIRIVNGTGATIAGTAASNAATGILQSFAAGAAARSFVVDNSGIIRGTTDGIAAGTGAGATHTIIINNGVGGSAAEINGGTRAALNLAGDGVYTVTNLASGTINGDILNPGNAQLKIDNAGTINGHVSQGNNNDTFIMRGGTLNGNLDQGSGLGDGVDTFIMTGGTINGTVDQGGELDFATISGGVITGGLNEGDFVTITGGQIGSINMTLANNIMTMSGGTVVGNVLAAQNNDTLNLSGGVIGGFVNFGNGNNVFNISGGSVGGALIAGNGTDTVNWNGGGVLSSGFQLGCGNDTATFTNLTAANLVPTAVIDGGTGTDRLTWVNTSATGVARFVNWERIELTNNSQLTFASTLTLGDAGTGTGTLAIDSSSTVFAGNGTHAVVPFTTGQLVTVTNAGLIDLTNGPAAATDSLTILGNYIGQNGRLGLHTVLGDSNSPSDRLIISNGTASGQTSISVVNLGGAGALTLGSGIEVVSATNGATTGPGAFSQAGPIAAGAFEYVLYRGGVTAGSEENWYLRSTAPPAASAAATTPQQASATVPEQPPGAPPVVAPPPAGGTVIAPAPGTAAVPLYRPEVATNTLTPSTARMVALSTLGTFHERRGDQYLLDRGERATAGWGRIFGERREQRQTGDVSPEFNGNVVGLQTGLDLYGIDRPNGHRDRFGLFFGYGRAEGDIRGFAVGQLRARTGKLSLSSYSLGGYWTHIGPSGWYVDTVAMHSWLDGDPRSDRGVKADATGSVFTGSVEAGYPITLGMGLVLEPQAQLVWQRTMLDRTRDLFSSIDHRDSSTVSGRIGARLQGRYTWGSVPVRPYLTVDLWHTFKGSDKTLFDANLITTRYDETALEVGGGVAAEIASNVSLFAKASYLTNTSSERSRGVSGNIGLQVTW